Sequence from the Hoplias malabaricus isolate fHopMal1 chromosome 10, fHopMal1.hap1, whole genome shotgun sequence genome:
TGCTAGTGatgctttttatttcatttacaaTAAGAGACTTGGtcacgggcggcacggtggcgcagcaggtagtgtctggaggttgtgggttcgattcccgctccgggtgactgtctgtgtggagttggtgtgttctccccgtgtccgcgtgggtttcctccgggtgctccggtttcctcccacagtccaaaaacacacgttgcaggtggattggcgactcgaaagtgtccgtaggtgtgagtgtgtgagtgaatgtgtgtgtgtctgtgttgccctgtgaaggactggcgccccctccagggtgtattcccgccttgcgcccaatgattccaggtaggctctggacctcccgcgaccctaaattggataagcggttacagataatggatggatggacttggTCACTTTACTAAGTTTTCTTTATAGTACCCACATTAAGGACAGTTTCGATGTAAATTTTACACGTGTTTATGTTGTAAGTGTGTCACCTGCGTGTAGTGAGACTCTGCACTGGTAGCAATAGTCCAGCCAGTGATGACACAATATTAGAATTCATATCTGAGAGAGTGTCTGAAGATCTTGTGGATAATCTTCTTCGAGATAAAGCCTGGTCATTATAAAACAGCAGGACACCATCAGCACACCTGTGGGATACACCTGAGACGTtatgaaggaggaggagatagGAAACTATAATTATACATGCACATAACTCTGCATTAGAAAACTAGATACCCATGCAGTGATGAGAGACTCAGTAATGTGTTGTAATGCTGCAGTGGGCTCTCTCCACTTTGATGAGGGACCACCGAAACAGACAGGAAATGACTTGTAGGAAATGCATCACGGATCTTCTCACATAACATTGAGCCTAGTCCTGTccacaagattaaaaacaaaataatgtaaatatggtGAATTAATACCCACCATTtaagaagaaatgttgaatgaaCAGATGTTTACAATCTTTTGGACGTAGGATATAAAGAAATGATCCATAATCAGTTCAGATAACTGTGATCTGATTGTGTTTTCACCTGATCCTGTTCCTCCACTTAAACTGTGAAATAGAACAGTTCCTCCGTAATAATCCTGTCTCTCTGCCTCCTGTCTCACTGCCTCCATCGTTTGGTCCAGTAAACCTGTCTCACATTTAGCCGGACCTCCATGGTACCCTGAAGATCCAAATAACAGGGGTTACTATATAGGTCTGCTAGTATATTATTGGTCCAGAAGCATTTTATCATGCAAAATGCCTGAAAACttagataaaataaatataaaaataagtatACAATAATATTAACTATAATTATAGTGATGACTAAAGGGTTTCACCAAAAGCCCAGTTTCCTCCACGTCCTCCTTTACCCTCGATGATGTTCGACTGACGAAATTTACTGTACGGTATAAAATCAAGGTGTAAATGCATGATTCTCCAGAATTCTCCAGAACAAAGTGTTTCACTCTAAAACTTGCCACTGTTAATTATTTCCTTAAATCTGGAGCTGAAAATTATACTGTGCATTTGGAATTTAACATAATACTTACTTATTTTTCACAAATTCCTGAGCTTGCCTAAGGACTTTGGGCTCAGTGTCCACACAAACCGCCGATAGCTGGCCATTTCTAGAGCTGAAGGGACATCTAGACAAAACGACAAATTACATTCACGCtatgaaacagccattatactgacacctagaggcCTGGATTAGTGATTTTGTACTAAACCGATTTTAAACATGAATGCCCACATCTAgtggacccactctatggagcttAATTGCGATTCTTCAGTTGCACTTaacaaagaaaacataaaattatacataattACAATCATAAATACAATTAGTTAAATTTCCGTTCCCAATATTTCTAACTGATGCTTTTAATAATAGGCTTTGTACATTATTTGAATTTAATTAAGCAAATCaagtaagtaaataaactcATTGCCTTTTTTTGCGGCGACTCGGTTTGTTGGTTATGAGCCTCCACCATTCAAGGCCCAACTGGTTTCCACACTGTCCAACTTGAAGAATTACAGCAGACATGTTTTGGATTCGTTGGGGTTCTTTTGTTGAGGGAACtagaataaaattaaaacagCAAATCTGGAAAATTCAGCTATATGTTGCACCCCCAagtcctgacctcactaatgtttatgtgtctgtatgccatcaaatcctctcagcaatgttccagcatctagtgtttGCCTTCGGAGTCCAGAAAAGCAGAGAAAGGTACTGCAGGATAGAGAAACACACGCATATTAACACCCTTCGTTTCAGAAGAAAATCTGCatgagcaagtgtccacaaacctttggacacatAGTGTAGtggatataaataataaatgttacaGATAAATAtacagcttttttttctgtctgctgCACCAGAAGAGACTCTCGAACCTGAACCTTCCAAACAGAACTCCAaatacatttccaccttaaataatgccaCTAACTGCTgcgctgtttaaggtggaacgtacaTTTCCAATAAGTGGTACAATTTAATCTGATATGGTTCAACATACGACAGAGTAATTTAAAAACTGTCTTCCAACTGTGTTAAATCTTACTTTAATTATCAGCGATAGTCTTTGGGAAGCTGTATGTTTTGGTTGTAGACCTCACCACGACTCGAATCGGTTGGCGAGGGAAGCAGGGCCTCGTCCCAAGTtgctccctactccctacagaGTGCACTACGTGTGAGGGTTTTGTGAAAAACGGAACCAAGCCGACTCAAAGTGTAATCTCATATTTATAAAATTGCTATTAATATCACGGAGGCAAGAAAGAAAATGTGCTTTGAAGGAAAACTTTAAAATTTTGCTCATGATAATCTTTTAATTTTTCACTACAATGTTTTCATTTACACCAATTTAGAAACTGTGGACATGAatgctaaaatattttaatgatttcaATTAATGTTTTGATTACAGTTGTAAACTGAAggagaggagttggtgtgttctccccgtgtccgcgtgggtttcctccgggtgactgtctgtgaggagttggtgtgttctctctgtgtctgcttgggttccctccgggtgctccggtttcgtcccacggtcccaaaacacacgttggtaggtggattgaatgtgtgtgtgtctgtgttgccctgtgaaggactggcgccccctccagggtgtattccctccttgcgcccaatgattccaggtaggctctggacccaccgtgaccctgaattggataagggttacagataatgaatgaatgaatgtaaactgAATGAATGGATTTTTAGACTCCCTGCGGTGAAATATAACTTTGTTACTTTGTGCTGAGTGATATATTCTGTCACTGACATGGTTGAGCTTTTACATTGTGAAAGTGCAGTGTTTCAAAACACTCTGAAACGCCtgaattcagacagccagggtttcttacgtCACAACCTTAAGGAAGTAATCCTGTTAGCTTAAAACATTGGGCTTGGAACCAATCGCATATATCAGCATGCAGAATGAATGTGTAGAGTTAAACCACTTTTAGGATATTAGATTTTTCTTTTTAGAAATAACTCCTAAATCCAATTATGTTGAGCAGAGACGTGCGTTTTATGTGTTCATATGAAAAAATATGTAGTGGCCaggtattaaaaaaatgtgccaAATATTCCCGCAAAATATGCGCGCCAAAGAAcctagtgcactatgtagggaatagGGAATAGGGAGCAATTTGGGACCGAGCTCAGAAGCTCAAACCGGTGCATTGTATCGAAGTGGATGAGATGATGTGAGTTCACCTCGCTTCTCTTCGGTGGATCATGGAGCAGAAAGAAGGCTGTAATTGAGATCATGTTTTATGATGCTGGGAAAGTGATCGAGAGGCCTTTTTACAGGAGTACTGGCTGTTTTCTGTGGATAAATGTGCATCTATAGTTAATTCGGACCCCACTGGTGTAATCTAGCACAGCGGACGCGTTCATTCCTATTGATTTCGGTGGATATTTCAAGTTACACGCTGCTGCGATGGAGGCTTTAACCGGAGTCGTTCAGAGTCTGGAGTGAGTGTTATTATCATAGTCCCTTGTTTTTTGCAGctccttttttgttgttgactTAACATAACTGGGGACACGCCAACACGCCTCCACCGAGCTGTGTCTGCCATATCTTACACGATCAGTGCCCTTAAACACACGTTAGACACAGACAGCTTTAATAAATTGTGCCTTTGTGCTGGTTCTGGTGGTAAATTATAGACTAAAGTGTCTTAAACgttcagtgacagtgagatAACGTTGACTAACCTTAACCGCATTCGACAGCCATCAAAATACGGGCTTATTAAACAGAATGTTCATTTAGATAAGCTAAACTGATATACATTGAGGCTTGTCTGAGATTTACTTCAATACACACTTTGAATATAGTCATTAAAATCAACACACTCACATGAAAGAAGCTGAAATGTGGCCGAGGCCTGTTTTAGGCCTCAAATCCACGGTCTACATTTTTGCCTCCCCCACATTAGCGCTCCACTGCTGGCTCACTCGATGGTACTGCGGTTGTTGTTGGCAAAGATGGCTATTAACCGCACTGAGCTCATTTTCAGgttcagaaatgttttaataacattGTAAAACCCattcattgaaagttaaggtgcTCTGACACACCTGGGAACATCTTGACCCTAAACAAGTTTACATTTATGCTACTGCTAAAAAtgacacttctctctctctctctctctctcttcccttctgtctgtcttttcttTAACGTTTAGTGGATTTCTTTTACACatacattctcacacacacacagtatagtCTGAACTGTACACATGTTCAGTGTGTGCTGTATTGCATTTAGTTGCACACAGTAGGGGTAAGGAAACAAATATTCTCACAACCACGCCATTCAAGGCATTTTTGCAATATTTGGTTGCATAAAAATTAGCTTGTAGTGTTTACAATGATCTATATTGCATTATATTTTTGCAGGATGTATTAGAGTTAATCCATTTCtctcgtgtgttctccctgtgtctacgtgggtttcctcccacagtccaaaaatacacgttggcaggtggattggagactcaaaagtgtcccctggtgtgtgagtgaatgtgtcgccctgtgaaggactggcgccccctccagggtgtgatcccgccttacgcccactgattcagggtaggccccggacccaccatgaccctgaactggataagcggttacagataatgaatgaatgaatgagtcctCTATTGCTCATTTTGTAATAAAGCATGAGTGAGGTAGTGCTGTTTTAAGTACTAACCATATCTCAACACACCTTTGAAcatgatgataatgataaaCAATATTCAAATTACCCTCCTCCAGTAAACAGTAATCCTTATTAATACCGTGCTTATCTTTTCCAGCCTTCTACTTCCATCCATACTGCTAACAACAGAACAACAggcaatgttttttttcacaTATAGACCCATATATTCATCTTTGTAGAGTCAGTGACCAGTTATGTGGTGTTCATTTTGTTCAAGAAGTCATATTCTGTGAGACGAGTTGCCCATGCTCCAGCTCCAGCCACTTTGCCTTGGACTAGCTGCCCACCCTACATTAaagttttcatggactcctaaatattactattgttattaatgataataataatgttgtttacattatatatactaTGATTATATCAGTACACACGAGCATATCAGCAGAAGTATCTGATGTATAGGGTCCTcttgtttttgttaataatttGTAGGTAGATTGACTAGAGGAGGATATGCCCAACCCCCTCCCCCCCGTTTGAGCCTTAGTTCCTCCCAAGATTTCtttctcagctctgagggagattttccttgccactatCGCCCCTGTTAAAACTTTTCTGTAATTCTGTGAAGCTTCTTTGTGACATTAGTTAGccctatacaaataaatatcgtttgatttgaaattcctttggaaaatatatttttgatttgAGAGCAGGTTTGACCAGTGATATTTAGGACATTAAAAAGTTTTTCTTTCCAAGTTAAGAaatattattatgatttttgaAGATGAACATAGTAACAAGTAGAGAAAACCGTTCAGTGATACACAAACATTAGTGTTGTCTTTTAGCCTTTGACTGTTTCACGtagttcattaatttatttaaagtgttaaGGCTGTGTACGCATTTGGTCGCTATGTTCGACTGAAGCAAACTAACAATTAGAACCGAGACCTGCTACAATAGTAGGATAGTCCTACCAAGATTTGTCTTGGAACAGGCAGTGCCCTTTAATGCATTAACTATCATTTGACAGTTTCAAGTGCACTGAccatttgcattttaaaaggAGCTGTAGTTCTGAATCTCATTTTGAGTTGTGTACCTTCACAGAGAACTGTTGTTAACTGAAAGACGTTACAAATACAACAGTTGTGTCCTCAGACTCTTTCAGGACATCATCTGTATTTTTAGGGTGTTTTCTGATTGGAACAGCTTTCTTTGACATGACAGCAGCGAAGTGCACATATCTTGCTTTCCAGACTTGCCATCTCTAGTAGTAAACAGAAATGAAATAATGTGCAAACAATAGCTGAATGTGTACAGCAAATGTGTTTGGTTAAATATTGATTGTTCGCCAATTCCATGttaaataatagaaataatttaaacacaTGTCGGTGAAATGTGGAATGGTTGCAGGACACAAAATGTAATACTAAAAATAGTGTTTGCAAACTGTTGAaaacaaagctttttttttttaggtcaaatattcccattaaaaaaaaactcctgtTGTTAGAAAGAGCTAAATGTTGTTGTATGTTCTGCTCCTCAGGTGTTGTATGAAATCAGAAGGCCTGCTGGTTTGAGCAGGTTCTCTCCACTGAGGCTCCTTCTCGTTCGGGCGGCCTCAAAATGGACGCTCTGCTCAATGCTGAGCTCAGGTAAACTCCAAAATCCTGAACGTACAGCACACCTATGACTGGGAGGTCTCTTAATGAAATAAGCTTGACGTTTTACTTGGATTTAGAAGGACAGAATAGATTGTGGGAAATGTCAGTTTATGGTTTGTATGGCCATTGTTGTAACATAAATTGTGGGTTTCTGTAAATTTGTTTCTAAGCTCCTATTGGTGGTCGGAGTCCAACATGCGTAGGACTTAGAGATGAGATGATCAGTGTTTTGTGAGCAATTCCCAATTCCTATGATTAATTTTCTCAGACTAGCTACTAACTATTCCAGCCATTGCGTGTATGTAGAAGTACACTGATGAGGAATTTATCTGAAGTTCTATCTTtatctccccacacacacattgcaggaATTTTAAGCCATGCATCAGTGGAATTCTAATCCTGGTTCTCCGGTTCCTAGTTTCATTTGTTTGCTCATCATAGAAGgggtttaaataaaacatgtaaataaaacacatgtaatTCTAAATTTGGCAAAACaacaatttttgtttgtttgccatTCTAGAAGAGATTCTGTCATGTGGCCTGACTGATTTTGTTGAAAAGTGCGTACACAAGGAGGGTATTTGGTGGGGGTGGAGAACGGAAAATTAAGTTTACATGCTGTGTGAGGAATAATCAAACTGAGTAGCTTGCAACGTGGTCTAAGCTAAGTTTAATTGCAACAGGGCAGCTTGTGAAGTAGgcagaatgtattttaattgcATTAGTGTAGCTTGCAGAGTAGGTAAAGCAAGTTTTAAACACACCAGAACAGCTCATGGAGCAGGTACAGTGAAATTTAATTTACCACAGTAGAAAATATATCTCTGAGGCAGTCTCATTCACATTATATTGAttcttttaatttgttttgtaaaagcGTATTTTCAACCAAAACCATGTTTTAGGTACAAACTATATTTCTGCAAAAACACGTGTGTAAAAAGAGGGTATCATGATTGTGTATAAAGAAATCATCAAGAAAAGTGTGTGGCTCACCACATCACGAGAATAGTTAAGAGTTTAGAAAGAACATTTTTCACTGTGAGGTccttttcacacatgcatggcAACCCAGCAATTTTCCTGACTTTTCCTGGAGTAACTGAAGTGTGAACGCAAATGTCTGTAATATTTGTATCCCGCAAGCCCCCTGGTACAAATCTGGGTAATGTATGTGTGAATAGAGCAGGTAATGATCCAGAGAATCATTCAGTTTCTCACACGCACCGTTGCCCATGTGCTGCCCCATTCCCAAACCCTGCtgaacatttccagctgtgagaatGTGTCTGAAATGTGTGGAAAATCTTCAGCTGTATGCTACATGTGTGAAATGCCAGCTACAGAAAATGTCCAGCCCTGATTCTACTTCAATCCTAAATATATAGACCCATGGGCAAAGGAGCGCTTTGGAAAGCTGTTGTCATTAAACACAGTCTGCCTTATGTTAAGATATGCAACCTGAAACATGTACCGTTATACCGATTTACTGTTGATTTAGAAGTTTTTATTGGGATTTTGTAGGCATGTATGCTGCCACCAAGGCAATGTGCTTTCCCTGGTTATTTCAGCAGAACAATGCCAGGTCTCATTCTCCATATGCTATAACAGCATGACTTCAAAGACATCAAGTGTGTTTACTTGAGTGGAGTGCCTGCtctccagatctgtctcctgctAAAATGTTTTACATATTGTTTAGAGAAGAATCAGTCAAAAGTGACTTTGGACAGCTGAGCAGCCAGAAAGGCAAAAAGTGTCCTCGGTAGGGctgtgcccctccagggtgtgttccaatgattccgtgtaggctccagacccaccacaaccctgaactgaataagtggcaatgaatgaatgaaaatatagaatatatatttaatttatcaGTAATTAAATATGCAGGAAAGTCACAGATATtaattattgcattttacaaaatgttacaACTTTTCCAGACATGGGGTTTGTAATTAATTTAAGTAATATTTTGGATAATAAATTGGGAAAGAACTTTATGAATATCTGATGCCTAATCTCAAACACATCTAATACAAGGGATGTACATTTTGCACCCACACAAATGTCTGCCTCCCTATTACTGAAGATATCAGTAACGTTTTTTCCACAAGTGTCTATGTAGAGTGTTTCCACTCTGAAGGTCAGAAGGAATAGAGGAATCCTCTAAGGATGGGGTAACCCAGTTGTTGCCTAGGAGCCTCATTATTTGGGTTCTAATGAGAAGCAAGTGCAATGTCTTCTGGTTGAAATTGTGTGTGCATATTAACTGTCAGATTTCGCCAAGTGGGAGAAAAAACTACTTGTCTTAAGGTGATACATGATCATGTTAAACATAATTTTTATTAGTTGCATAGATTGTAAAATAAATTGCAAGAATGTAATAGATTTTAACATCTTAAAATCTATCTTGCCATCTTCATATTACATTACAAAATAAGCATAATGCCATTTAATTTGATTCAATACAAGGTTAAacctagttttgtgtgtgtgtaacatgtGGCACCAGTAGTGTCTGAATCGGCTTATCAACTACTACGTGTCTATTTTGCCTTTTAAATGATAATTGTCAgtcaaacaaacatttttttaattcaaatatCTAATCAGTgttatttactttttactttttatgcTTCCAATGGCTTCAGGGAGAAAGGACCTGATGGTTCGGTAAGTACCTTAATTTTCTATCTGCAGTGATTAGCCTACTCTGCCtcatgtttttatgtttacatttgagATAACATATTGCTAAATGTACCACTGATCATCTGATTGTGTTGTCTTGTTTATTTCTGATTCAAGGTCAAAACCAGCTCAAATCAGGTCATATTTAAAGGCCTTGCCCCCAGAGTCATTTTGTCAAACCGCCACCTGCCTAAAGGAACCAAGACTAAGGTGAACCTTGAGGAACAGGGTCGACAGAGGGTCTCCTTCAGTTTCACACAAACTAAGAAGCCACGCCAGAACGTGTTCTTCAGCACACCGAGTTCAGAGAAAGCTGCAAGTGAAATTTCTCCTCCATTGCATTCTGCATTTTTGCCCCCAACTACAGACCAAGCAGGGCAAAGTCCTGAAAGCAAGAATGAGCAAGATGAGAAAACAGATTTTCCTGCTGTAGAGTCTCCGACAATACAGCCTCCTGCACCCCTCCCACCCAAATCAAAACTTGACCTTGGCAAGATGCATTTTAAGAAGCAGATTCTGACTGTGTCTGTTACTGAGGAAAGTCCCATAGTCAGTGCAAGTTCAGAAGAGACCCTCTCAGAGACTGAAGTTGTCATCAAATCTCCATTGAAGGTTGAAGCTGAAACCTCATCAACTCAATTTCAATATATAACAGACACTGATAGTCCCTCAGAAAAAGTTAAGAGGGAAGAAAGCACTcaggaaaaaataaatgcttGCCTTAAAGGACCAACTGATTCCTCCCATATTGGGAAAGAATGCAAGGATTGCTGCAgtgtttctgactctcttgacAACAAAAAGACTGAGCAGTTGGGCAGCTCTCTACAAAGTGATAGTGTTTATCATAGAACATCTTCCAGCCAAAAGTCTAGTGACTCCAAGAATG
This genomic interval carries:
- the LOC136708095 gene encoding uncharacterized protein, with the protein product MSAVILQVGQCGNQLGLEWWRLITNKPSRRKKRCPFSSRNGQLSAVCVDTEPKVLRQAQEFVKNNKFRQSNIIEGKGGRGGNWAFGYHGGPAKCETGLLDQTMEAVRQEAERQDYYGGTVLFHSLSGGTGSGLGSMLCEKIRDAFPTSHFLSVSVVPHQSGESPLQHYNTLLSLSSLHGCADGVLLFYNDQALSRRRLSTRSSDTLSDMNSNIVSSLAGLLLPVQSLTTRSGWSLGSEPWELIRSVCPVPSAKLLYTTQNSSSERLHWDSLVGGTLQSLPQLSPVGKHYSSRALLAVARGDEDVSFISSKVLQRLKQGHGCVQWNPFPVDHWTDPLNDLGDSPSSRLLTVCSNHSSVSGLLNRVLQHSTEMLRARVYLHWYQ